A portion of the Cryptomeria japonica chromosome 5, Sugi_1.0, whole genome shotgun sequence genome contains these proteins:
- the LOC131876018 gene encoding pathogenesis-related protein PRB1-2-like, whose protein sequence is MNRVCQILLVLFVVGLLSCVKGLTNSQAIADFTDPQNVARKAVGVPALKWNSTVAAFARNYARQRRNDCLLEHSKGSPYGDNILWGKGPNWTRRQAINAWIDERKWYIHASNTCTGPDCTHYTQIMWATTTSVGCSIMKCGQLYWHQTLLIG, encoded by the coding sequence ATGAATCGAGTATGCCAAATACTCCTAGTCTTGTTCGTGGTGGGGTTATTAAGCTGTGTAAAGGGCTTGACGAACTCTCAGGCCATTGCCGACTTCACTGATCCACAGAATGTGGCGAGAAAAGCCGTTGGAGTTCCAGCGCTTAAATGGAACAGCACAGTTGCCGCTTTTGCTCGTAATTATGCTAGACAAAGAAGAAATGACTGCCTACTTGAGCATTCAAAAGGATCGCCCTACGGTGATAACATACTCTGGGGCAAAGGCCCAAACTGGACACGTCGTCAGGCGATTAATGCTTGGATTGATGAAAGGAAGTGGTATATCCATGCCAGTAACACTTGCACAGGCCCAGATTGCACACACTATACTCAGATTATGTGGGCCACAACCACAAGTGTTGGGTGTTCTATTATGAAATGTGGGCAACTATATTGGCACCAGACCTTATTGATTGGCTGA